The genomic DNA AACTTGGCCAAACGGAGAACTCAAGATGACATTACTCCTAATAGCCTGAATCACTGCTAAGCAATCCGAATTGATCACAACTCTCCTCCAGCCTTTCTCTTTCACCCAACTAAGAGCCTCCTTCAGTGCAATAGCCTCTGCGTGCTCTGGTCTAATTACCCCATCAAACAGCTTCGAAGCACCCTGCATCACCTCACCTTTGTCATCTCTGGCAATAAAACCAACACCATACTTTGAGCTCTCGGAAAAAAATTGCAGCGTCGACTGATACCTTGACTTTATCTTTCTCTGGCTTTACCCAAGATGTCGCTCCATCACCATTTTCTATGTCCTGATACAGAGTCTTAGTTGAAAAAACTTGGGCACTCTTCCATTCTGCAAGGTACTCTCTCGTCGAGTAAACCGCAAAATTAACATCACTCTTTTTCTGATTCCATACAATGTTGTTCCTTGCCTGCCAGATACTCCAACATAACGACACTATTTCTCCATGATCTTCTTTATTATTCATATGGAACATTCGATCAAGCCAACTATCGAATTCCATGCCAGCTGGGCTTTGACACATACTTCCTCTATTGCTCCAACACTGATAAGCAAACGGACAACTTACGAGCGCATAAAATATTGATTCttcttaaaaaataattttttcaagtAAATCAAGTTATGTATTTTAGACTTTGGTGAGCTCAACAATGTTTGTAATGATAATTAATTAACCGTAAAGAACAGAGAATATAATGATCAAAACTCACTTGATCTTTGTTTAAAATCAACTGTATTGTGTTACAAATCTAAGTTTTTAAATGTAAATAACTTAATTTCTACATGAGAGAATACAAAGAGATATAGACTATTTTTTTGTTACTTCTGGACAAAGGACCAGTGAGATACATTATAGAACAACATGCACAGTTTATAGATTACATTAAAATagactaacatattttctaatgTCGGCTTTTATTTTAAGTGTTACATATATGCAGACAATTTTTCAAAGCTTCTACACTCCTTTATCCAGTTCATCTTGACCCTTGATATTTGCACTGTTCAGTCTGCATTCGTAAACTTTTCACTTTAATGATAAAACAGTTTATTGACTGATAATTTGGAATCTTCATGATAATTGCATTTTGTAAATGAAATTGTTATCGAAATCCTCTATGTACAAAAACCTTGTTAATATACctacatctatat from Apium graveolens cultivar Ventura chromosome 5, ASM990537v1, whole genome shotgun sequence includes the following:
- the LOC141659927 gene encoding uncharacterized protein LOC141659927 → MEFDSWLDRMFHMNNKEDHGEIVSLCWSIWQARNNIVWNQKKSDVNFAVYSTREYLAEWKSAQVFSTKTLYQDIENGDGATSWVKPEKDKVKGASKLFDGVIRPEHAEAIALKEALSWVKEKGWRRVVINSDCLAVIQAIRSNVILSSPFGQVITECRMMLRDLNIKLFFVKRSANMAAHYERVVFFSGSSF